The Streptomyces sp. NBC_01255 genome window below encodes:
- a CDS encoding GNAT family N-acetyltransferase yields MLRGSKIGLRARHDEDIPILRTELYDDVVIGSRAEAAPWRPVTPGSKDPRLVVDDTVQGHVPFSVVELDGGALVGTANLWGIDNHHRSAHIGLGLLPSARGKGYSTDVVAVLCHYGFVVRGLHRLQIETLADNTAMLRSAERNGFVREGVLRSSAWVLGEFLDEVLLGLLVQDWKPDPAA; encoded by the coding sequence ATGCTTAGGGGTAGCAAGATCGGGCTCAGGGCCCGGCACGACGAGGACATTCCGATCCTTCGGACCGAGCTCTACGACGACGTGGTCATCGGCTCGCGAGCCGAAGCCGCGCCGTGGCGGCCGGTCACGCCCGGTTCGAAGGATCCGCGGCTCGTGGTGGACGACACGGTCCAGGGGCACGTCCCGTTCTCCGTGGTGGAGTTGGACGGCGGCGCGCTGGTCGGCACCGCGAACCTGTGGGGCATCGACAACCACCACCGGTCCGCGCACATCGGGCTCGGGCTGCTGCCGTCCGCCCGCGGCAAGGGCTACAGCACCGACGTGGTCGCGGTGCTGTGCCACTACGGCTTCGTCGTGCGCGGCCTCCACCGCCTCCAGATCGAGACGCTCGCGGACAACACCGCGATGCTGCGCTCCGCCGAGCGCAACGGCTTCGTCCGCGAGGGCGTCCTGCGCTCCTCGGCCTGGGTGTTGGGCGAGTTCCTGGACGAAGTACTGCTCGGCCTTCTCGTCCAGGACTGGAAGCCGGACCCGGCGGCTTAG